A stretch of the Candidatus Kapaibacterium sp. genome encodes the following:
- a CDS encoding RNA polymerase sigma factor has protein sequence MMKNYKRYNDEELISITASEPEPEKSGAFSELYNRHCNKLYLYCRKIFGDGTYAEDIFQDTFMQLIRSIESKIVIGNVQGYLLRTARNLSLNFKRNNNKLLVEFDDYHAYFTERNFEVKELTQMIDAALDLLPEEHKEAFILQAYQGLTYSEIATLTEVPLTTVRNRVVRAKSKLREILSPMLEEGK, from the coding sequence ATGATGAAAAATTACAAACGATATAACGACGAAGAATTGATTAGTATCACGGCAAGCGAGCCTGAGCCTGAGAAGTCGGGTGCATTTTCGGAGCTGTACAATCGCCATTGCAACAAACTGTACTTGTATTGCCGAAAGATTTTTGGTGATGGTACTTATGCCGAAGACATTTTCCAAGACACATTTATGCAACTTATTCGAAGTATCGAGAGCAAAATTGTCATCGGCAATGTGCAGGGTTATCTGCTCCGAACCGCCCGAAATCTATCGCTAAATTTCAAGAGAAACAACAATAAATTACTTGTCGAATTTGACGATTACCATGCTTATTTCACTGAGAGAAATTTCGAGGTGAAGGAACTGACTCAGATGATAGACGCAGCACTGGATTTGCTTCCCGAAGAACATAAAGAAGCGTTCATTTTGCAGGCTTACCAAGGACTAACATACAGCGAAATTGCTACACTAACAGAGGTTCCACTCACAACTGTCAGAAATCGAGTTGTAAGGGCGAAATCGAAACTGAGAGAAATTTTGTCGCCAATGCTTGAAGAAGGAAAGTAG